In the Malus domestica chromosome 16, GDT2T_hap1 genome, one interval contains:
- the LOC114819278 gene encoding uncharacterized protein isoform X2, whose protein sequence is MEVKASLFAAGCFAELSKDFACVVLEMLPHMMTSPETSPAIRLAGARVFAKLRCSHPLANNAYKTCLKLLLESADEGCQVAMLVSLSKLASRSTILISQQMDLLLLFLSQEKPLQLRATAVRSLHYIYSQGMCHFPVNAYLVRALFNILDKPQVPSLILCDALQTLRKIISCKLAGLPFDVFESSKLLTVAENATSSPITSEGLLAISVLVDVPTKLKGSTEMGSLAPCSCLLPSRVISLIIDRITLMVKPVLDLCRTESPVFQQINCLLNLLFCLIREYPDMHVLVLDQIYVLVKSLSYMHDNLVVTSEADASIRDNVDLKGEKKAELSDQSFYLLCTDFWWPFLKISLKLAPSPLKYLTK, encoded by the exons ATGGAGGTAAAAGCATCGCTGTTTGCAGCAGGATGTTTTGCCGAGTTATCAAAGGACTTTGCATGTGTTGTCTTGGAGATGCTGCCTCATATGATGACTTCACCAGAAACGTCACCTGCTATAAGGTTGGCTGGAGCACGAGTATTTGCCAAACTTCGGTGCTCACATCCCCTTGCGAATAATGCTTACAAG ACATGCCTAAAGCTTCTGTTAGAGTCCGCGGATGAGGGTTGCCAGGTTGCAATGCTGGTTTCTCTCTCCAAACTGGCTTCCAGGTCAACCATTCTTATATCTCAGCAG ATGGATTTGCTTCTCTTGTTTCTTAGCCAAGAAAAACCTCTTCAGCTGCGTGCAACGGCAGTAAGAAGCCTGCATTATATATACAGTCAAGGAATGTGTCATTTTCCTGTAAATGCATATCTTGTGAGAGCACTATTTAACATACTAGATAAACCTCAAGTTCCGTCACTCATACTATGTGATGCACTGCAGACATTACGTAAG ATTATTTCATGTAAGCTAGCAGGTCTACCCTTCGATGTATTTGAATCTTCTAAGCTGTTAACCGTTGCTGAGAATGCAACTTCATCTCCAATCACGTCTGAGGGCCTGTTAGCTATTTCTGTTTTGGTAGATGTGCCAACGAAACTAAAAGGAAGTACAGAGATGGGGTCTCTTGCACCTTGTTCCTGTCTTCTGCCATCTCGTGTGATCTCGCTTATCATTGATCGAATCACCTTGATGGTTAAGCCAGTTTTGGATCTTTGTCGGACTGAGTCTCCAGTGTTTCAACAAATTAATTGCCTGCTCAATCTTCTTTTCTGTCTAATTCGAGAATATCCGGATATGCATGTCTTAGTGCTGGATCAAATATATGTTTTGGTCAAGTCTCTCTCATATATGCATGACAATCTAGTCGTTACATCAGAAGCAGATGCATCTATTCGTGATAATGTAGACttgaaaggagaaaaaaaagcaGAACTATCAGATCAAAGCTTTTATTTATTGTGTACAGATTTTTGGTGGCCTTTCTTGAAAATCTCATTGAAGCTGGCGCCATCTCCACTGAAGTATTTGACAAAGTGA
- the LOC114819278 gene encoding uncharacterized protein isoform X1, whose product MEHEIRTIECANRMLTENNKWPAYRVGIYAACQGAWLTATFTFEQLVPKVHSISCCCWMRSLVQFSDSERKLKSLLLAKQGLETHKFDLIHFSNDSGEISQDSASNIREHINSRELKAAYDGLCSSLVTLKGDFKMDQTFYFQRWFLSLRAKVLGAVVDIVKVLENIQFDQHSFTNNEQVGYPVSLKKCTQISVQLKRLSQEFDLVTKSFIDMDRKSSGIISELALSCSLLAFCTGFSLYIPSLIESVSIFGLGTTENNLDSTLIQNLIGRLGASNHETSANLCLLLNPGGKPIDCFHLQSRIQACKVGSVVKDILSVCSSVVLGIFGLKSKANGVHNVEGLSQATKDGLQLLYSILMKWMQIPFQTPKYFKFRPCLGSELFAVSETRNPDGIYVSSGFNLSLNLFLQLRNMPPDIRVRLKNLYCMVYSGASFQEPRESGENKEQLQYVKG is encoded by the exons ATGGAGCATGAAATTCGTACAATTGAATGTGCGAACAGGATGCTGACAGAAAACAACAAGTGGCCTGCTTACAGAGTCGGGATTTATGCAGCATGTCAGGGAGCCTGGCTCACTGCCACTTTCACATTCGAGCAGTTAGTACCAAAGGTTCATTCTATTTCCTGCTGCTGCTGGATGAGATCATTAGTTCAATTTTCTGATTCTGAGAGGAAACTCAAGTCTCTGCTGTTGGCAAAACAAGGTTTAGAGACGCATAAATTCGATCTTATACATTTTAGTAATGATTCAGGTGAAATCAGCCAAGATTCAGCTAGTAATATCAGGGAGCATATTAACAGTAGGGAGCTAAAAGCGGCTTACGATGGTCTTTGTTCTTCTTTGGTAACATTAAAAGGTGATTTCAAAATGGACCAAACTTTTTATTTCCAAAGGTGGTTTTTGTCTTTAAGAGCAAAGGTGCTAGGAGCTGTGGTGGATATAGTTAAAGTTcttgaaaacattcaatttgacCAGCACAGCTTTACCAATAATGAACAGGTTGGATACCCTGTATCCTTGAAGAAGTGTACTCAAATATCTGTGCAGTTGAAGAGGCTATCACAAGAATTTGATCTAGTAACAAAATCTTTCATTGACATGGACAGAAAAAGTTCAGGAATCATTTCGGAACTCGCACTATCTTGTTCACTGTTGGCCTTTTGTACTGGTTTTTCTCTTTACATTCCAAGCCTAATCGAATCTGTTTCTATTTTCGGTCTGGGAACAACAGAGAACAACTTAGACTCAACGTTGATACAAAATCTAATTGGGCGTTTGGGGGCCAGTAACCATGAAACCAGTGCAAATCTTTGTCTGCTTTTGAATCCGGGTGGCAAGCCCATTGATTGTTTTCACTTGCAGTCCAGAATCCAAGCTTGTAAGGTTGGTTCTGTAGTGAAAGATATTCTCAGTGTTTGTAGTTCTGTGGTTTTGGGGATTTTTGGCTTGAAAAGTAAGGCAAACGGAGTGCACAACGTGGAAGGTCTCTCCCAAGCAACCAAGGATGGCTTACAACTTCTGTATAGCATCCTAATGAAATGGATGCAAATTCCCTTCCAGACTCCCAAGTACTTTAAATTTAG GCCTTGCCTGGGGTCAGAACTCTTCGCTGTCAGTGAAACGAGAAACCCAGATGGAATATATGTATCCTCAGGCTTCAACTTATCATTAAATTTGTTCCTTCAGTTGAGAAATATGCCCCCAGACATCCGAGTCCGGTTGAAAAATTTGTACTGCATGGTCTACAGTGGAGCATCCTTTCAGGAGCCAAGAGAAAGTGGAGAAAACAAGGAGCAGTTACAGTATGTAAAAGGGTAA
- the LOC139193062 gene encoding uncharacterized protein — protein sequence MGSLLAQNNEGGKEQAIYYLSKVLIEVESRYTPIERLCLALYFTACKLRHYMLPCHIHIIAKTDVIKAIKGQAIVDFLAEHQESQEEINNILGTLEVANVWISPSKAFSSREEWIQKEIKRITSLYITPRRLYFDGSCTQNTAGDGIVVNDPRELGATEVEVFNDSELVINQLNGEYKCRHITMADYYLASTQLLS from the exons ATGGGAAGCTTGCTGGCCCAAAACAATGAAGGTGGGAAGGAACAAGCAATTTACTACCTCAGTAAAGTCCTTATTGAGGTAGAGTCAAGATACACACCAATAGAGAGGTTATGTTTAGCTCTATACTTCACTGCCTGCaagctaaggcattacatgttgccTTGCCACATCCACATTATTGCCAAGACTGATGTGATCAA AGCGATCAAGGGACAAGCAATTGTAGACTTCTTGGCTGAGCACCAAGAGTCTCAAGAGGAGATTAACAACATCCTAGGAACTCTAGAAGTGGCCAATGTGTGGATCTCACCAAGCAAAGCCTTCTCGAGCAGAGAAGAATGGATCCAAAAAGAGATAAAAAGAATAACTAGCCTCTATATCACTCCTAGGAGactgtattttgatggttcttgCACTCAAAATACTGCTGGAGATGGGATTGTCGTCAATGATCCCAGAG AGTTGGGGGCAACTGAAGTTGAGGTGTTTAATGATTCAGAATTGGTGATCAATCAGTTAAATGGAGAATACAAATGCAGACACATCACCATGGCAGATTACTACTTGGCATCTACACAACTATTGAGCTAA